The DNA segment CCTGGTATTCTAACTCTTATGTTCGTCGAAGGACCTGTACGCTTAGCATCTGCTATAATGATACTAATTTTTGGTGCAATTCTTGCACAATATGTTAAAAATACTGGTATCGCTGAAGCTGTTATACGAAAAGTATCTGAGTTAGCTGGAGACCGTCCATTGGTATTAGGCATATCATTTTTTGTAGTGCTTAGCTTACTTTTTACAACTCTAGGTGGACTCGGATCGGTTATCATGATTGGAAGTATTGTATTGCCCATTATGACTTCAGTAGGAATAACGCCACTTGATGCTGGTTGTATACTTCTTTTTGCCCTCAGCACAGGAGGGATCTTTAATCTTGCAAATTGGGGTTTATATATCGACGCTATGGGGCTTACTGTTGAACAAATTCGCAGCTTTGCATTCCCTTTAGGGGCAATTTTCTTTGTACTCGGCATCTTATTCGTCTATATTAATGTCCAGCACGGAGGTAAACTATTTAGTAAAAAGAAAATAGCATGGCCAACTCCAGAAATTTCGCAAAATACTGATTCTGCTCCAAATAATGTGAATGTCCTTGCTATGTTAACCCCTATAGTTCCTCTTATTATGGTAATTGGTCTTCATGTGGATATTATAACTGGGTTTGTAACTGCTATCATTTACTGTATGATTACTACTGCTAACAAAGACACATTTAACCAACTTACAAAATCTATAACAGATGGAATTTCAACTTCTGCAGGTGCTATTTTTCTCATTATTGGAATTGGTATGTTGCTTAAAGTAGTTATGGATCCGCGAGTTACCCAGCACATTGGTCCTCAGCTGGCAAGAATTTTACCAACAACAGGTATTGGATATATAATTTTCTTTGCAATTTTAGCGCCGCTAGCACTTTATCGCGGACCGCTGAATGTTTGGGGACTTGGTTTGGGTATAGGTGCTACTATGATGGCGACTGGGAAAATACCTGCCATGGCTTTAATGGCTGCCCTTATGTCTACTGGACAGCTTCAAGGTATATGTGATCCTACAAACACCCATAATGTTTGGACTGCTACTGCAACTGGAACCGATGTAAATGATATTCTCAGAAAAACCTTGCCCTATGCTTGGGTCGGTGCAATAATGGGGTTAATTATAGCAGGCATCTTGTATTTCTAAGACAAAAACTAGACAAAGCTTAGTGCTGAGACAGCCTCTTAGTCAAAGCAGATTAAAGGCAACTCAATCAAATATGGGTTGCCTTATCACAATATATTGGAGGATCATAGAAAGATGAGCAAGCAATTCATACGCATTGGCATAGATGTTGGTGGCACTTTTACACATGCAGTAGCTATTCAAGCTCCTGAAAATCTTGTTGTGGCACATGCTGTTACTCCTACAACACATACATCAGAAAATTCTATATCAGATGGGATTATTAAGGTATTTAAAGATGTCATGAAGAAAACCGGAGCAATACCAGAGGATGTCTCTTTTGTAGCTCATAGCACGACTCAGGCAACCAATGCATTGCTAGAAGGAGATGTTGCCAAGGTTGGTATTGTAGGCATGGGAAAAGGATTAGAGGCGTTTAAGGCAAAAGCCGACACACACATAAAGGATATCGTGCTCAGTCCCGGAAAAATACTTCATACAAGCCATGTCTTTATTAATTCGAGTGAAAAAAATTTTAATTTATCCAAGATTGAACAAGCAATTGAAACATTAATAGAAGAAGGTTGCGAGGTTATTGTAGCTAGTGAAGCTTTTAGTGTAGACGATCCTAGTAATGAGCAGCTTGTCCTTGAGATAGCTTATAAAAAAGGTTTGCCTGCAACAGCTAGCCATGAAATTTCTCAACTATACGGACTTAAGGTGCGCACTCGCACAGCAGTTATAAATGCCAGTATCCTGCCAAAGATGACATCTACAGCAGAGCTAACTGATAAAAGCATTAAGGAAAGCGGCATAACTGCCCCTCTGATGATTATGAGAAGCGACGGAGGGGTTATGGATCTTGAACAAATGAAAAAGCGACCAATTCTTACGATGCTGTCAGGACCTGCAGCAGGTATTGCAGCAGCTATTATGTATACCAAGATTTCCGATGGAGTATTTCTTGAAGTCGGAGGAACAAGTACTGATATAGCAGCCATCAAAAACGGCAAAGCCATGATCAAAAGCGCTAATATAGGTGGACATTTAACTTATTTAAAAACTCTTGATTCTAGAACTGTCGGTATAGGCGGAGGTTCTATGGTACGCATTCGAGATAGGGTAGTTACTGAAGTTGGACCTCGAAGCGCACATATCGCCGGTTTGAGCTACCTTGCTTTTTGTGATGAGAAAGAGATTGCACAGGTAACTCCTGCATTTATTAGACCAATGGAGTCTGATCCTGACGATTATCTTGTTGCAGTTAATCCGCAAGGTAAACGATTTGCTGTAACACTTACTGATGCATCTATTGTGGCAGGTATGACAAGACCTGGTGATTATGCTTATGGCAATGAAGCAGCTGTGCGCAATGCCTTTGATCAATTAGGTAAAAGTTTAGGGATAAGTGGTCAAGAATTAGCTTATAGCATTTTGAATAAGGCTATATCTAAAGTGCGTCCAATAGTAGAAGATCTTTTAGATGAATATAAATTGGATAAAGAACTTGTATCTTTGGTCGGCGGTGGAGGAGGAGCAACAACAGTTGTACCGTGGCTTAGCAAAAATATGGAGATGAAGTATCTTATTGCCGAGAATGCTGAAATAATTTCTGCCATTGGCGTGGCATTAGCTATGTTACGTGATAGTGTAGAGCGTACAGTCGTCAATCCTACCGAGCATGATATTATTTCAATACGTAAAGAAGCGATTGGACGTTTGGAATCTATGGGAGCAGCTCCGGAAACAATTGAGGTGCAAATAGAAATAGATAATTCAAAAAATATCCTCAGAGCTACAGCAACTGGCGCCTTTCACATGGATACAAGCGTTACAAATTTAAAACCACTTAGCAAAAGTGAAATTGCCCAGAAGGCAGCCGAATCATTTAAAACAGATGTAAATGAGATTAAACTCGTAGCAGCAACTGATGGCTTGCTAGTTTATCAGCATTGTGAAACAGTAAAAGGCTTGTTTGGCATTTTCACCCGACAACGCTGCCATTATCGCGTCATAGACAATTTTGGCATCATTAAACTGCAGTGTTCAGGAGCTGCACTCCAAACAGTTATGCATAAAGCTGATCATGAAGTCCCAGCTTTTATCGAGAAAAACTCAATATATAATGACGCAGGCATGATTATTCCCGAAGTCTTCGTTCTATATAAAAGTCGCATTGCCGACTTTTCAACTATCCTTGATTTTGAAAAAATTAAGGAGCTTATTAAAATTGAATTGCAAGGCTTAAAACAAGATGAACCGGTAGTAGTTATTGTTCAACCCAGGAAATGAGAGGTGTATTATGAATAACAGATTTGTTAAACTTTTACAAGATCCTAAGATGACTCTTATTATGAGTTTGCCATCTAACGACCCAGTTCTTGCTAGGGCAGCATGGCAAAATGGCGCAGATGTTTTAAAAGTGCATATTAATGTGGAACATCGCGCTAGCAAAACGACTTTTTATAATTTTGAAAGAGAAAAAGACCAACTAAATATAATTCTTGCAGAAGCCAAAGGACCGTGTGGCATAGTATTAGGTGGCGATGTGCAGTCTGCTAGGAATGATTTTAAGCATGTGGTTCAAGCTGGATTTGAATTTGTTTCGCTCTATGCTCATCATACGCCTATAATCGTGTTACAAAGTGAGTCATTATCTAAAATGATTGCTATTGATTATAGCTACACATTGGATGATATAAAAGCCTTTAATAGCATTGGTATTGATGTGCTGGAAGCCTCTATTGTAGAACCTCAAGCTTATGGACAACCTTTAACTGCAAAAGATTTATTGCGATATCATAATATCTGTTGCGGCACTGATATTCCGGTAGTAGTGCCAACTCAAAAGGCTATTTTGCCTGAAGAAGTCTCAGCTCTTTGTCAATGTGGTGTTGCAGGCATAATGCTAGGTGCTGTAGTTACTGGCAAAACAGCCGATAGCATTGCCCGTTCTGTGGCTGAATTTCGCAATCAAATTGATAAATGATAGGTGATTATGTAATGAAGATTTGTTTATTGCCATTAGACTCGCGACCTTGCAATTATCGGTTTCCTCAGCAGCTTGCAAATTTGAGAGGGGTTAATCTGATCGAGCCCCCCATAGACATAATGGACTTTTTTAAAACACCTTCCAATAGTAGGGCAATCGCTGACTGGTTAAAAATAAATTGTAGCGATGCAGATGTTTTGGTTGTTTCAATAGATCAGCTTGTGTATGGTGGATTAATTGCCTCACGCACTAACACAAAATCTCTTTCTGAAGCTCAGTCACAGTTAATGCTATTAAAAGATATTAAAAAAGCTAATCCTCAATTGCGAATTTTTGCTTTTAACGTTTTGATGCGTATTTCAATAAGCGCAGTTGACAAACAAAGTCAGATTTGGTGGCAAAAGATCACGGAGTATTCTCAATTAAAATATCGATCAATAATAGGTGAACAAGAGGAAAAAGAGAGAGCAAATGCTCAATTAGCTCATTTGACAAAAGAAATTCCATCATCAATCCTGAATGAATTTTTAGAGGTAAGACGTCGCAACCATACGATTAATATGGAATGCATCTCTTTGGTAAGTCAAGGAATTTTAGAGCAATTAGTTATTTTGCAAGAAGATTGTTCGGAAGATGCGATACAGGTTTTTGAACAAGACATTATCAGAAAGACGATTAATGAATATGGTTTACAAAATAGGGTATTTATCCATAATGGCACAGATGAAGCGGGTATGGAGCTTACTGTCCAAGCTATTGCACCTCAGAGGCAGACGACTTGTGACATACAGTGGCTATCAGAGAATCGTTATTTTACTGCCCGGTATGAAGATCGCCCATTTATAGAGAATCTTGCAAGTCATATGAGTATGATGAATATAATATATGATCCTCATGCCAAAAATTGCTTATTCATATTACCCCCGGCAGACCAGCAAGGCGATTATTGTCCGGAAAAATTGCCAATGGTTGATTATACTCCTACCCAACGAACACTTATGATCAACAAAATTTTAGAGCAGATAGAGAAGGGCAAATGCTGTTATTTGTTAGATCTTGTATATGCCAATGGCGGAGATTTAGCTTTTTTAGAGGCTCTTGCTGCTAAGATACCTCTTACTAGATTATATGGTTATGCTGCCTGGAATACTGCCAGTAATTCACTAGGTACCATACTTGCGCAGATAATAGCTGCAGATGGTCAAAATACGCCAGCAAATAAACGCTTTACCACCGAACGCTTACTAGATGATCTTATTTATCAAGCGTTTATACGTCAAGAGCTGCAAGAAGAACTACAGCTAGCTGGCCAAGATATTTGGAACATTACAGATCTTCCCAGGGCAAACAAAATGTTAAATTACCAATTTGATAAGAACAGGCAATTCATAAGAAGATTTTTGCCAATTGAAACTAGAGATTTTAAAAAAAGGTTGCCCTGGCCAAGAACCTTTGAAGTAGATATAGAAGTATATAAAAATGATGATATTTAAAGAAGAACGGAGAGGTTTTATCTATGAAAAAAAATTATGACGTGATCGTAGCAGGGGCAGGGACAAGCGGCATTGCTGCGGCGCTTTCCGCAGCTCGCAATGGCATGAGTGTTCTGCTCATAGATAAAAATGCTTATCCCGGTGGGACGAACACTGCAGCGATGGTTGGTCCCATTATGACCTTCCATTCAGGCTCAAAACAAATCATTAAAGGTATTCCTCAAGAGATTATAGATCGTTTAGCTCAAAAAGATGCAACATTGGGACATATTCCAGATCCAATTGGGATGGTTTCAACTATTACTCCTATAGATCCAGAAATACTTAAGTTGGTATACTTTGAAATGCTAGATAATGAAAAGAGTATCACTACCCTTCTGCATAGTTATATTTACTCAGTGGAACGCGAAGATAATTGTGTAAAAAGCGTTACTGTAGTAAACAAAAATGGGCTAGCTACTTATAAAGCTAAGGTTTTTATTGATGCCACAGGGGATGGGGATTTAGCTGCCATGTGTAAAGCAGATTTCTGGTTTGGTCGCACCAGTGACAATCTAACTCAACCCATGACACTTATTTTTACTCTTGCAGAGGTAGATTTGGAAAAAGTAATAGATTATGTTTATCAAAATCCCGAGCAATTCATTTTAAATAAGAATTGCAATCTTCATGACTACGTAGCTGTCTCGGGGTTCTTCGACTTGGTTGTTAAAGCTAAAAATAATGGCGATTTATCAATACCCCGAGATAGAGTGCTATTCTTCCAGAGTGTACATCCGGGTGAAGTATTAGTAAATATGACACGAGTTACTAAACTTTCTGCTATTAATGTTAAAGATCTCACCTTTGCAGAATTTCTTTTACACGAGCAAATAAAAGAACTACTGAAGTTTTTCAGAAAATATGTACCTGGCTTTGAGCACTGCTATATAAGAAATATTGCTCCTATGATAGGCATAAGAGAAAGTCGCCGCATAAAAGGATTGGAAACTCTAACTGACGATGATGTTATTCACAATACATGTAGTGAAAGAAGTGTGGCAGTTTGCGCTTTTCCAATTGATATTCATGATCCAGCTGGCAACAAACTTAATTGGATAAGAAAAGAAAAAGAGTGTTGCTATGATATTCCATATGGTGTTATGGTGCCAATCGAAATCAAGAATTTGCTTGTTACCGGTAGATGCATTTCTGCAACCCATGAAGCATTGGCTTCAGCTAGAATTTCTGCAACTGCCATGGCACTAGGTGAGGCTGCGGGGTTAGCTGCTTCCCTTAGTGTTAAGCAAAACATTGATTTTGCTGACGTGAAAGTATCTGAACTTCAGAGTGCTCTTGTAAATCAAGGTGCCATACCGGGTAAGCGTTGGTTGTGAACATAGTGTGGAATAAAGAAACGGTGAATGTGAAAATATTAGATTTTTGTCTTTGGCTGTCTTCACCTATGTACGCTCGAATAGAATCTAGAAAATTGGAGCAGCTGTATAATGAAAGTGTAAAATACGGACAAACTTTGGCAAGTAAATATCCATTGAAAAATGAAAATATACAAAGCGAGCTTATAGATTACGGTGTTTCCGAAATACAAACTTTTCAAACATTAAGGCTGAAAAACGTCAGCGAAAAAGCATACTATGATATTGATACCAAACAAATACTTTGGGATGATCAATTTGCTCTAACTCTTTTTCAGAAAGATGATCAAGCAGAAGAACTATTAGGGTCTGTGCAGAAGGTAGAGCAAGCTCTTCTCATTCATGAATTTTTCCATTTTATTGAGGAGAATTTCGAGATGCCCACTGATGAATTTGTATTTCCGAATTGCCATACTAATATCGCATCAATTTTTAGAGAAATTGCAGCATTCGCCTTTACCAACGTGGAGTTAGATAATTATATTTGCCAGTTTATCGATGTCTTATCGCTAAAAATTAATAAACCTACGCAGTACAATGAGCTGTGCAGGCAATATCTTATAAGAGAGAAGGAAACTCATATATGAAAAAGGTAACTAAAATGGCAGTATTCTTGTCGATTATTTGCCTTGCAGCATTTACGTCGACATTTACGGTTTTTGCAGCATCAAATAACTTTACGAATGCATCTATCCCTGAGGTCGTAGCAGATGAAAATTCTCCAAACTTAGAGCTTAAACACAAAATATATATAGAAAATTTTGCAGATGGAGTTGTGAGTGTAGTAAATAAGCAGGGAAAACATACCGTAATTGGTAAAGTGTATCGCCCTGCAACATTAGCCAAAGAATCATCCGATGGTTTTTGGGCAGCACACTATGACAAAGCATCTGATGGAACTTTTTCATGTGTAACCGCAATTGGCGTTAATGCACTACATTTAAAAGTTGGTCCTCGAGCAAGCTACGATGTTTTAAATCCTACTGCATGGAAACCAAAACAAATTAGCGTGGGCATAAATGAAGACTACATATACGCTGGCGGCTCTTATAGCAATTCAATGATTTATACATCGGTGCCTGGTGGAGTAAATATTTTTGGAGGCTCTACTGCGCCTTATGTAGGTAATCCAGTTAAATATCTAAATAGCAGCGGCACATGGGAGTCGCTGGACAATTATTATAATGATGATTATAGCAAAGCAGTGCCCAAACGTTTACTGATTGAAGTGTATCAGCCTATAACAACTAATGGGACACTTGATTATATTGAGTTCGAAAACTGGGCTGCTGGCGATACGGTAGCAGGCATTACTAAAATCAATAATGGTCGTGTCATAGCAAAGTACTCTAATGGCACAATTAAACACATTGCGGACATTATTCAGCGTGTCCAAGGAACAGGTCGCTTTGGAGGTAGCGAGTATGCTGAGGTAGGTCGTTTGCGCGCAGCACACCCAGGAGTTATCTGTTTTTCTACAAGTCCAAAAATTGGATTCACCAACAATGCAAATCTACGCGGTGGTTTTCAGTTTGTGCCTGCAAATCATGCTAAGTATTTAAATTATAATCTTTCTCAGGATTCTTTCATCGGCCGTGACCAATGGGGCATTATTGCACATATTGGCGCTGACCCATCACAACTGTATGACCCTAATTACATCATTAATGGTCATATAACTTATGACCCTGTGTGGGAGGGTGTGGCACCTCTTTTTGCAGAATATCTTGCTCCGCGCCACATTCCAGGTAGCGTATCTACTTCTACCTATTTTGTAGTATCAAATGATTTTGGCAATACATGGAATGACTGTCCTAGCATTCAAGGAATAACAAATGCAGATAATTCACCAGTAGCATCATGGACTAACATTAGATTATATGTAAAATATCCGAATTAACATGCAAATTGTAATCTCAATATTAACATTATTTAAGTCTGCCTTGCTTAATCAAGGGAAATTTTTAACAATAGGTTTAGCTAAATGCGCTAGGAGCCTTTATATGTACTAAAAATGTCAGAGGCGTGTCACATATATTTGATTTCTCTACACTACTTTTAGGTATTTAAGCTTCAGCCTCCTTGACTTTCTTGCCCTAATGTGATATAAATTTGATTAATCCAAGTAATTAGCCAAATCAAAGACTGTGAAGGGAAGAGTAGGCAAGAGGGATAGGCTTAAAGAGAGCCGGGACGGGTGAAAGCCGGTGCTAAAGACCTTGCTGAAGATGGCCCCTGAGTCTGACTGCCGATAGGTAGGCAGTCACGGGAAAGGACCGTTAAAATCCTTCAGGTATCGGAAGATTTATGAAACTTATGGCATCTATAGAGTATAGAGTAAATGTTCCCGCACCTGGCAAAGGCCTTTATTAGGCGAATTTGGGTGGTACCGCGAGAGTCCCTCGCCCCTTTTTATTGGGGGCGGGGGTTTTTGCTATTAAAACAAGTTAAAAATCAAGGTTACAGGTAATACCGGAGAGCGAATCATTTTTTTCCAACATTAATATTGTACGGCAAAAGTTAAATCGGAACTTATACTCTAATAAAACTAAACCAGAGATGCCGAAAAAGAATTCTGAGCAAGCGGCATTACCTGCAGCCCCACACAACAACAACATTGTTCAAAGGAGGACGAAAAACTTGAGCAAAAAAACTTTTTATGTTACAACCCCAATCTATTATGTTAATGCCGAACCCCATATCGGCCATGCTTATACCACTGTTATAGCGGACTTTCTAAATAGGTGGCACCGCCTTGCCGGATATGATTCCTATTTTTTGACCGGCACAGATGAACATGGAGAGAAGATTGCACAGGCAGCCAAAAAAGCGAAAGAAGAACCTCAGGCCTTTGTAGACCGTGTTAGTACTCGATTTAAAGAAGCATGGGAAAAGCTCTGCATAGAATATGATGATTTCATCAGGACAACCGAGCCAAGACATAAAAAAGTTGTCCAATACATCCTTCAAAAGGTGTATGATGCAGGAGATATATACTATGGAGAATACGAAGGTTTTTACTGTGTCGGCTGTGAGCGATTCCTCACCGAAAAAGAACTGGTGGACGGCTGCTGTCCGGACCACGGTATGGTTCCTGAAAAGCGGCGTGAAGGCAACTATTTTTTCCGCATGGAAAAATACCGAGAATGGCTAAGGGACCATATAAAGGCACATCCGGATTTCATTCGACCCGAAGGCTACCGAAACGAAGTTCTTTCCATCCTCTCAGAGCCGATAGGAGATTTATCCATATCCAGACCTCGTGAGCGTGTATCTTGGGGAATACCCCTGCCGTGGGATGAAAGCCATGTCACATATGTTTGGTTTGATGCATTGATAAATTATGTATCTGCATTAGGATATCCCGATAAAGAAAAATATAAGCACTACTGGGAGCATGCGTCACATCTTGTGGGCAAAGACATCATCAAACCCCATGCCATATTTTGGCCTACCATGCTTAAAGCTGCAGGTATTCCGATTTATAAAAATCTTAATGTAGGTGGATTCCTCATGGGTCCTGACGGCCGAAAGATGTCTAAAACCTTGGGCAATGTAGTAGACCCCTTTGCCCTTGCGGAAAAATACGGGCCTGATGTTGTAAGATATTATCTTTTGAGCGATATACCCTACGGCCAAGATGCGTCTGTAGGTGAAGCCAATCTTATCGCAAGATACAACACAGACCTTGCAAATGATTTAGGCAACTTACTTTCTCGAACGGTGACCATGATCGAAAAGTTTTGCAACGGGGTTATACCTGCTCCGGGACTTTCAGAAAGCCCTGATGATGAACTCATAGACATGGCGGAAAAATTACCGCATACTCAGGAAACCCTTGTAAACAGCATGCAGCTCAATGCAGCAATTAGAGAAATCTGGAAACTTATAGGCAGGGCCAATAAATACATCGACGAAACCGTACCGTGGAGTTTAGCTAAAGACCTCAGCAAGAAGGACAGACTTGGCACAGTCTTGTATAATCTGGCAGAGGCTTTGCGGGTTGTTGCCGTCCACATTTTGCCCATTATGCCAAATATCTCAACAAAAATTTTCGACCAGCTCGGCATAACAGACAGCAGTCTTTATACATGGGAAAGTGTAAAAGAGTGGGGCAAACTCCCGTCAGGCATTAAAGTTTTGCGAAAGGAAATTATCTTCCCGAGGATTGAAGAAAGCAAAGAAGAGCATGCAGCCTTCCAGCAAAATCAAAAGAATGAGCAGCCCAAAAAACAAGAAGTCGAAGCAGATAAAAAAGAAGAAGGTGCAAACACTATCTCTATTGAAGAGTTTGCAAAAATTGAGCTTCGCATAGCCGAAGTTTTGGAAGCAGAAAAGGTAAAGGGAGCTGACAAGCTCTTGAAACTGCAGATAAAAATCGGAGAGGAAAAGCGCCAGATAGTAGCGGGAATTGCAAAACATTATACACCGGAGGAACTGGTGGGCAAAAAAATAGTGGTAGTAGCTAATTTAAAACCTGCAAAACTCCGCGGCATAGAATCTCAAGGCATGCTGCTGGCTGCATCCGACGAACAAAACCTGACACTCATTACAGTAGATCCAAACATCGCCTCCGGAGCAAAAGTAAAATAATTCTGCTCCACCACCCCACAAATTTTCAATCAATGCGGATTCTAAAAGTAAAAAATCAGACTCCGCCTTGATTTATCCACAGTTTCATACACTTATCCACAATAACTGTGAATAACTTGTGGAAATGTGAATAATATGTGGAAAACTTGTGTATATAATCGATAATTTCATACAACAGAGTCGTTGCCTTACAGGCAGTCGAAGGCCTGCTTTTACAGCAGACTTAAATTTGTTTTTATAGTAAGGGAGGAGAGCCATTGAAAAAGATAATGACGGGCAATGAAGCTATCGCTCGGGGAGCCTATGAAGCAGGATGTGAGGTGGCGGCCGCCTATCCCGGCACACCCAGCACTGAAATCTTAGAAAATATTGCTAAATACAAGCAGATATACTCACAATGGTCTGTAAATGAAAAAGTTGCCGTCGAAGTTGCAGGCGGAGCGGCTATCGCAGGGGCTAGAGCTTTGGCTGCCATGAAACATGTCGGCTTAAATGTAGCTGCAGATCCGCTGTTTACCTTGGCCTACACGGGAATCAACGGAGGTATGGTGGTTGTAACTGCGGATGATCCGGGGCTTCACAGCTCACAAAACGAACAGGACAACCGCTATTATGCCGTGCATGCTAAAGTAGCCATGCTAGAGCCTTCGGACAGTCAGGAATGTTTGGACTATACAAAAGCAGCATTTGAAATAAGTGAAAAATATGATATGCCCGTGCTGCTTAGGGTAACCACCCGCATTTGCCACAGCAAATCGGTAGTGAATATCGGCACTAGGCAAGACGTAGGTGTGAAAGAATATAAAAAAGATGTAAAAAAATACTGCATGATACCGGCCTTTGGAAAGATTAGACACCATATAGTAGAAGAAAAACTTGCACAACTTAGAGATTACGCCGATGAAACTCCTTTAAACCGCATTGAATGGGGCAGCCGCAAAATCGGTATTATAACCAGCGGCATTTCCTACCAACATGCCCGAGAAGTTATGGGAGATGACGCATCTTATTTAAAGATAGGCCTTAGTTTCCCGCTGCCTGAAAGGCTTATTCGGGAATTTGCGGAAAGTGTGGAAACATTATATATCATAGAAGAAAACGAACCTTATCTGGAAACCTTTGTAAAATCCTTAGGCATAAATTGCATTGGAAAAGATATCTTGCCCATATGTGGTGAACTAAATCCGGAAATCATTGAGAAAGCTCTCAAACCGGAAAAATCAAGAACCGTATATACCCTTGATGTACCAATACCCACACGCCCACCGGTGCTTTGTGCCGGATGTCCGCACAGAGGCATATTTTATGCCCTGAAGAAATACAAAGATGTTGTAGTGACAGGGGACATCGGGTGCTACAGTCTATCTGTAATGCCGCCACTTGATATAACAAATACCGTAATCTGTATGGGAGCCGGCATATCGGCAGGTATTGGCTTTGAGAAGGCTTTCCAACAGGCAGGCAAAAACCAGAAAGTCTTTGGATGTATGGGAGATTCCACTTTTTTCCACTCAGGGATTACAGGTCTTGTGGATGCCGTTTATAATAAAAGTAAATTAGCTATGATAATCTTGGATAATCGCATAACTGCCATGACCGGCCATCAGCAAAACCCGGGTACAGGCAAGACTCTCAGCGGTGAGGCCGCACCGATAATTGACATACAACAGATTGCCAAAGCCGTTGGGGTGAAGGATGAGAATATCAAAGTAGTAGATCCTTACAACCTTTTAGAAACACAGGAAGCACTTCAAAAGGCCTATGAAGCTACTGAGCCCTTTGTTATCATAGCCAAGAGGTCCTGTGCGCTGCTAAAAGAAGTTCAGAAAAACAGAGCAAATCTCAAATGCAGCATAGATACGGATAAATGCACACAATGCAAGATGTGCCTTAAAATAGGATGTCCCGCCATTGCATTTAAAGATGGCATAATGGTGATAGATCAGGCTTCTTGTAACGGGTGCACCCTTTGCATGCAGGTCTGCAGATTTGATGCCATTGAAAGGACGGGTGAGTAAGATGACAAAAAGCCTTATATTAGTAGGTGTTGGTGGTCAAGGTACTATCTTAACTTCAAAAATCCTTGCCGAAGGTCTGCTGCAGCTGGGAT comes from the Tepidanaerobacter acetatoxydans Re1 genome and includes:
- a CDS encoding citrate transporter: MTTALLVIIFIAISVLMYTKKLSALYALPLMAFLMALVSGIPFVDGVEGEPGILTLMFVEGPVRLASAIMILIFGAILAQYVKNTGIAEAVIRKVSELAGDRPLVLGISFFVVLSLLFTTLGGLGSVIMIGSIVLPIMTSVGITPLDAGCILLFALSTGGIFNLANWGLYIDAMGLTVEQIRSFAFPLGAIFFVLGILFVYINVQHGGKLFSKKKIAWPTPEISQNTDSAPNNVNVLAMLTPIVPLIMVIGLHVDIITGFVTAIIYCMITTANKDTFNQLTKSITDGISTSAGAIFLIIGIGMLLKVVMDPRVTQHIGPQLARILPTTGIGYIIFFAILAPLALYRGPLNVWGLGLGIGATMMATGKIPAMALMAALMSTGQLQGICDPTNTHNVWTATATGTDVNDILRKTLPYAWVGAIMGLIIAGILYF
- a CDS encoding FAD-dependent oxidoreductase — encoded protein: MKKNYDVIVAGAGTSGIAAALSAARNGMSVLLIDKNAYPGGTNTAAMVGPIMTFHSGSKQIIKGIPQEIIDRLAQKDATLGHIPDPIGMVSTITPIDPEILKLVYFEMLDNEKSITTLLHSYIYSVEREDNCVKSVTVVNKNGLATYKAKVFIDATGDGDLAAMCKADFWFGRTSDNLTQPMTLIFTLAEVDLEKVIDYVYQNPEQFILNKNCNLHDYVAVSGFFDLVVKAKNNGDLSIPRDRVLFFQSVHPGEVLVNMTRVTKLSAINVKDLTFAEFLLHEQIKELLKFFRKYVPGFEHCYIRNIAPMIGIRESRRIKGLETLTDDDVIHNTCSERSVAVCAFPIDIHDPAGNKLNWIRKEKECCYDIPYGVMVPIEIKNLLVTGRCISATHEALASARISATAMALGEAAGLAASLSVKQNIDFADVKVSELQSALVNQGAIPGKRWL
- a CDS encoding DUF4127 family protein, with translation MKICLLPLDSRPCNYRFPQQLANLRGVNLIEPPIDIMDFFKTPSNSRAIADWLKINCSDADVLVVSIDQLVYGGLIASRTNTKSLSEAQSQLMLLKDIKKANPQLRIFAFNVLMRISISAVDKQSQIWWQKITEYSQLKYRSIIGEQEEKERANAQLAHLTKEIPSSILNEFLEVRRRNHTINMECISLVSQGILEQLVILQEDCSEDAIQVFEQDIIRKTINEYGLQNRVFIHNGTDEAGMELTVQAIAPQRQTTCDIQWLSENRYFTARYEDRPFIENLASHMSMMNIIYDPHAKNCLFILPPADQQGDYCPEKLPMVDYTPTQRTLMINKILEQIEKGKCCYLLDLVYANGGDLAFLEALAAKIPLTRLYGYAAWNTASNSLGTILAQIIAADGQNTPANKRFTTERLLDDLIYQAFIRQELQEELQLAGQDIWNITDLPRANKMLNYQFDKNRQFIRRFLPIETRDFKKRLPWPRTFEVDIEVYKNDDI
- a CDS encoding hydantoinase/oxoprolinase family protein, with product MSKQFIRIGIDVGGTFTHAVAIQAPENLVVAHAVTPTTHTSENSISDGIIKVFKDVMKKTGAIPEDVSFVAHSTTQATNALLEGDVAKVGIVGMGKGLEAFKAKADTHIKDIVLSPGKILHTSHVFINSSEKNFNLSKIEQAIETLIEEGCEVIVASEAFSVDDPSNEQLVLEIAYKKGLPATASHEISQLYGLKVRTRTAVINASILPKMTSTAELTDKSIKESGITAPLMIMRSDGGVMDLEQMKKRPILTMLSGPAAGIAAAIMYTKISDGVFLEVGGTSTDIAAIKNGKAMIKSANIGGHLTYLKTLDSRTVGIGGGSMVRIRDRVVTEVGPRSAHIAGLSYLAFCDEKEIAQVTPAFIRPMESDPDDYLVAVNPQGKRFAVTLTDASIVAGMTRPGDYAYGNEAAVRNAFDQLGKSLGISGQELAYSILNKAISKVRPIVEDLLDEYKLDKELVSLVGGGGGATTVVPWLSKNMEMKYLIAENAEIISAIGVALAMLRDSVERTVVNPTEHDIISIRKEAIGRLESMGAAPETIEVQIEIDNSKNILRATATGAFHMDTSVTNLKPLSKSEIAQKAAESFKTDVNEIKLVAATDGLLVYQHCETVKGLFGIFTRQRCHYRVIDNFGIIKLQCSGAALQTVMHKADHEVPAFIEKNSIYNDAGMIIPEVFVLYKSRIADFSTILDFEKIKELIKIELQGLKQDEPVVVIVQPRK